GCCTGCCGCCGGGGTGCTTTGGCACGGGGGACGTTCACGCGCTTTTCACCAACTGCCTGGCGGGCCATGAGGACTCGCAAGTCGCCGCGCTGAGCGAGGTGCGAGTCTCCAGTCATCTGCTCATCGAGCGTGATGGCCACCTGTCGCAGTACGTGCCGTTGACCGCCCGCGCCTGGCACGCAGGGCCGTCGTGCTACTTCGGTCGCGAGGCCTGCAACGACTTCTCGATCGGTATCGAGCTGGAGGGCACGGACGCCACGCCCTACGAAACGGCCCAGTACGACACCTTGGTCGAGGTGTTGGGCGCGATCTTCGCCGCTTGGCCCGGGACTCTGGGGCCGCAGCGCGTCGTCGGTCACTGCGACATCGCCCCCGGCCGCAAGACCGATCCCGGCGTGGCCTTCGATTGGCCGGCGTTGTTCTCTCGCCTGACGACGTCGGATCTGCTGGCTGCCGGTCGCTGTTCTTCGGGGCGCTCATGCACCTGATCGCCCTCCTGCTCGGGTTGGTGCTCGAGTACCGGCTCACCCGCTTGTTCTCCCTGCGCGAGCTGCGCTGGTTCGACGCCTACTTCGATCTCGCGCTGGGCGTGCTCTCGCGCTGTCGGGGTGGGGTCGCCCTGGTGCTGGCGGTCCCCGTGGTGGCGCTGCCGGTAGTGCCGGTGGCGTGGGCTTGCCACGTGCTGGCGCAGAACTGGCTGTTCGGTGCGCCCTACGTCGGCTTCTCGGTGTTGATGCTGTTGATCGCGCTGGGCCCCAGAAACCTGGCGGAGGACGTGCAGGACTACGCCACGGCCCTGCGTGCGGGGGATGCGGAGCAAGCGCGTCGCTTAGGCAAGGGATTGGTCGAACACGACATTCATCGCGACGCGCAAGGTAGCGACGCCGAGGTGCCGAGGCGCCGGTTGCGTGAGGCGATCTTCGTGCAGGCGGACAATCGCCTGTTCGGCGTGATCTTCTGGTTCATCGTGTGCGGTCCCTTCGGCGCCGCGGCGGCCTGGGCCTTTCGAATCAGCGATCTCCTGCGCCGCCGCGCGGCCTTCGAGGCGGACAGGCGAAGTGCGGGTGGTGAGGCGTCGCCGGCGTTCCTGCGCGCCGTGCGTCGCTTACACGGGTTATTGGCATGGGTGCCGATTCGCTTGCTGGCCCTCGCCCTCGCCCTCGCGGGGAGCTTCGATCGGGCGTTGGCAGCCTTGCGCGAGCATCGGCGAGGGGAAGCGCTGCCGTTCTACATGGCCAACGAGGCGCTGCTCGCTCGCGTCGGCTGCGGGGCCCTCGGCGCGGAGGCCGACGACGACGAGATGGATTTGGCCCACAGCGTGGAAAGCGCGCTAGCGCTCGTGGATCGGGCGCTCTGGGTGTGGCTGACGGCGATCGCCCTGATGACCCTTGCCGGCTCCGTGCGCTGAGCCTGGCTCAGCGATCGCGACGCCACAGCACATCGCCGCCCCGCTCGTGACGGGCGAGGGTGCGGGCGATGACGAACAGCAGATCCGATAGGCGGTTGAGGTAGGTCAGGAGCAGCGGGTTGACCTCCGTGTCGCGCGTGAGCGTCCACACGCGGCGCTCCGTGCGTCGGCAGACCGTGCGCGCCACGTGCGCCGCCGCCGCCGCCGGTCCACCGCCCGGCAGGATGAAGTCCTTCAGCGGCGGCAGATCTTCGTTGAGCTGGTCGAGCACCTGCTCGAGGCGATCCACGTGCGCTTGGGTCATCGCGGTGTACCCGGGAAGGCAGAGCTCCCCGCCGAGATCGAACAGGTCGTGTTGCACGTCCGTGAGGGTCTCGACGACGCGCTCCGGCAGATTCGGGACGGCGAGTAGCACCCCTACGTGGCTGTTCAATTCGTCGGCGGAGCCGTAGGCTTCCACCCGCGGGTCGTCCTTCGGCACGCGCGAGCCATCGCCAAGGCCGGTAGTGCCCTTGTCGCCGGTACGCGTGTAGATCTTGGTGAGTCGATTGCCCATAACAGCCTCAGCTAGCCTCCGTTGCCTCTGGTGGTCGCGACGACGCAGGTGCGCGGCGAACAGCTGCCATGGCCGGGGCGCAATCACCCCGCCATGCCACGGGCGGCGATTCTACCTGACGCGGACCGCACAGCGGCAGCATGAGCGATAAGGAGTCGAGTTGATGAGCACGGTCGGGAGCCGATCATTGCAGGTCGCCCTGGAAGCGGCCAAGGCTGGCGCGGACATCGCCGCCCGTCACTATCGCGCCTCGATCGAGGTGCAGACCAAGGATGACGGCAGCCCCGTGACAGAAGCGGACATCGCCGCCGAGCATGAGATTCGCGACATACTCAGCCGAGAGTTCCCCGACGACGGTTTCCTGGGCGAGGAGACGGGGCGCTCGCGGCCGCAGGCGCGGCGTACCTGGATCGTCGATCCGATCGATGGCACGCGCAGCTTCGTGCGCGGCTATCCCTTCTTCTCCACCCAGATAGCGTTGCAGGAAGATGGGGACTTAGTGCTCGGCGTTTCCGCTGCACCGGCCTTCGGTGATCTGGCCTTCGCCGAGCGTGGCGTCGGTGCCTGGTTGAATGACCAACCGCTCGCCGTGAGTTCGCTCGATGCCCTTGGCGACTCAACGATATCGATAGGTAATGTCGGCCGCTTGGCGGCAGACGATCGCTGGCAGGCGATCGGTCGCCTGGCGCAGGAGACGGCCCGCTTCCGCGGCTACGGTGACTTCTACCACTACCACTTGCTCGCGAGCGGACGCCTCGAAGGGGTGATCGAGTCGGACGTGAATATCTTCGACGTGGCGGCCCTGGCCGTGATCGTGCGCGAGGCGGGCGGCGCGGTGAGTGACCTCGCTGGGGGCGCGTTTACCCTGGAGTCGACGGACATCCTGGCCACCAACGGCGCCCTCCACGAGCGCCTGCTCACGATGCTGCGAGACCCGAACGGGCAAGCGTAGGGTGCTAGTTGGCGTCCTCTACCTCCACGCTCACCACCATGTCGTCCTCGACGCGTACCCGGATGCTCATGGGGCGGCAGCACACGGCGCAGTCCTCGACGAAGGCCTGCTCCCCCTCGATCGGGTCGATCACCACCGAGTGAGTCTCCCAGCATGCGGGGCACTGCACGAGCTGTTCGAGATCCATCATGGCGTGTGGTCCGTATCAGGGTTGTAGTCGGGAAACCGTCCAGGGCCCCGTATCGGCGCCGCCCTGATCATCCGTGTGGGGGGTGACCTCGCGTACCCACACGGCGCGGTCGTGCACCCGTGCCGGGCCCGACACCCACAGCTCCATCCGTTGCGGCCAAAGGCGCCAGCCACCCCAATGGGGCGGTCGTGGCACCTCATCACCCTCGGCGAAGCGCTCGCTCGCCGCCGTGAACTGATCGATCAGCGCATCGCGGGAGTCGATCGGCTGGCTTTGCTGGGAGGCCCAGGCGCCGATGCGAGAGTCGCGATCGCGCGAGGCGAAGTAGCCGTCGCTCTCGCTCGCCGGCGAGCGCACGACGGGACCTTGCAGGCGCACCTGGCGATCGTGAGCGTCGAATAGCAGGACAGCTTCCGCCCAGGGCGTGGCGCTGAGCTGCTGACCCTTGTCCGAGGCGTAGTTGGTGAAGAACACCACGTGGCCGCCGGTGCCGTCGACCAGCTTGCACAGGACCACGCGGGCCCGCGGTCGCCCGTCTTCATCGACGGTGGCGATGCACATGGCGTTGGGGTTGGCGGTGGCCTTTGCGGTCATGGCCTCGTCGAGCCAGCGCTCGAAGGTGCTGAAGGGTTCCCTGGGCAGAGGATCGGGTAGCAGGGGGGTGCTCGTGGTCATCGGGGCTCCACAGGTGCCGTGCCTAGCGGCTTGGATAGGTTAGGGGGTGCCTCCCTTGGCGGCGCCTCCCGTGCGGCGGGGGTCCGCCGCCGACTCGAGGCGGCCGTCGGCGCGCAGCAGCGCGGCGCCGACACCCCCGAAGTACATGGATTGTTCGTCGAAGCCACGCACGGGGATGCGCACGGCGCTGGCGTCGATGCCGGGCTCGACGGCGACCTGCTCATCGCCCGAGTCGCTCACTTCCGTGTGCAGGCGTGGCGCGTTGATGGCGTCGGTCAAGGACATGTCGCGATACACGAAGTTGATCAGGGTCTGCAGGATCGCGCTGGTGATGCGGTCCGCCCCCGGCGAGCCGATGGAGAGCACGTCGCCGGCACCGTTGACGGCGACGGTCGGCGCCATGTTCGAGGAGATGCGAGTCCCAGGGGGTCCCGCGATCAGGCCGCGGCGATTGAGTTCGATCTCGCCCAGGCAGTTGTTCATCCAGATCCCGGTGCCGGGCGGGATGACGCCCGCGCTGTAGCCTGCGGACATGGTGATGGCGCACGCACCGCGGTGATCGTCGACCGCGGAGGCGTGCACGGTGGAGGACGACGGTGAGGTCGGCTGCAGGGCCCCGTCACGGGCCATGTCCAACAGGGCGCGCGCGTCGGCATCGACCTGGTCGCTGAGGTCGAGGGTGCGGCGACGGTAGCCGAAGACGGCGCGCTGGATGTCCACCAACTGGGCGATCGACTCCGCGTCCGTCCCCTGGTGTTCCGCGCGCCGAACCGCGAGCAGCATCGCGGAGAGGGTGGTTCCCCCGATCGCCGGGGGCGGGTTGGTGGCGATCTCCCAATCGCCCAGCGATAGGGCGAGGGGGGGGCGCACCACCGGCTCGTAGGTGGCGAGGTCTTCGGCCGTCAACATCCCTTCGTGTTCGCGGCTGTCGCTCGCGATGCACGCGGCGATCTCGCCACGATAAAAATCGCTCACGCCGTGGCGTGCGATCCGCTCGAGGCTGCTGCCGAGATCTTCCACCAGGATCAACTCACCGCGCGCTTTCAGGCGCCCGTCATCGTGGTGCAGGGCTTTGCGGCTCAGGGGATGCCAACCGAACACGACCTCGTGGGAATGGACCAGGTAGTCGTGGGCCGGTTGCGGCAGGGGAAAGCCATCGCGGGCAAGTTCGAAGGCCGGTTGCACGAGGGCGTGCCAGGGGAGGCGGCCGTAGCGTTGCGACGCGAGGCCCAGCGCGGCGAGGGCCCCGGGCACGCCGACACTTCCGTGGCCGACGATCGTGCGCAAGCCACCGCCGTAGCTCATCACCGCGTCGTGAACGCCCTTGCCGAGTGCCTCTTCACGCAGGCCACGGCCCGGCATGGCGATGCTGCCATCTATCGTGACCGGCGCTTCGCCTGGGGCGCTGACCGTGACGAAGCCACCACCGCCAAGGGAGCACACGCCGGGCTCTGTGGTCATGGAGACGAGCGAGGCAGCGATGGCAGCATCGACGGCGTTGCCGCCCTCGTCTGCGATGCGCTTGCCGGCCTCAGCGGAGAGCTGTGAACTGGATGCGACGGCGACTTCTGTCATAACTGCATGTTAGCAGCGTTGCTCGCGACGCGAGTGTTGCAGCTGTGGGTGTTGGGGCAGCAGGCCTGTGATCTATCAGGGCGCGGGTCGAGGCAGGTCCGTGCTTTGATGCGGCATGCCTTACGCAGCGGTCAATGGCATTCGCCTGCATTATCGTTACCTCGGTCAGGACCGACATCCCGACGCGCAGCCCGTGCTCATGCTCCACGGCTTGGGCTGTTCCAGCGAGGACTGGGATCTGCAGGTGCCAGCCTTCTCGCCCCATCACCCCTTGATCATGCCCTGCCTGCGGGGTTTCGGTCGTTCAGACAAGCCGACGGGCTGCTATACGGTGCCCGCCTTCGCCCAGGACATCTTGGGATTGCTCGATGAGATGGGCGTGCGCCGGGCACACGTGCTGGGGTATTCGATGGGTGGCGCCGTGGCCCTGCAACTTGCCGTGGCGCGGCCTGAGCGGGTGGCGTCGGTGACCCTGGTCAACGCGCAGGCGTCCTTCGAAGTCGCGCGCTGGCGGGAGCAGTTGATGAAGCTCTACCGCATCGGTATGGGAAGCGAGCGGGGTCTGCAGCGCATGGCGCGCTTGCTCAACCGCCACTGCTTTCCCGAGCCGCACCAGCAGGCCCTGCGGGAGGAGATGACGCGGCGCCACCTTCGCAACCACAAGCCGAGCTACCTGGCGGCGATCCAGGCGCTGGCCGGATGGTCCGTGGCCCCTCGCCTGCGCGAACTCCAGATGCCGGTGCTCGTGGTGAGCGGTGATAAGGACTTCGTGCCGCCCGAGGATCGCATGGCGATGGTTCGCCAGTTGCGCAAGGCGCACTTCGAACTGGTGAAGGACAGCCGCCACGCCACGCCCTACGATCAGGCGACGGTCTTCAACGATCTGGTGCTGTCGTTTCTGCGCGATCCCGAGGCGCTCGTCGGGGGGGCGGACGAGGGCGACGCGGTGGCGAGCCCCTTGGGCGGCCTGCGCGCCCGTCGCTCGCACGTGTTGGCCCGTCAGGGTGCGGCCAAGGCGCACCCCTAGGCGCTACCACATCAGATCGTCGGGCACCGGGTGGGCCGCGTAGGCATCGTCCGTCGCTGCCGCGTCCGGCGTGGGCTCATCCGCCTTTGCGATACGAATGTGTTCGCCCTTGGCGTCTACCTTCTGTAGCCGTTCCGCCTGTGCGGTGGCCATCAGGTGTCCGCGACCTTCGAGCACAGCGACCACCAGGGCGCCGGTCACGAGTTCACGTTGTTGTTTCGAAGTGACCCAGATCTGCTTGATCTTCTTACCAGACTGGTAGAAGTGCTTGATGTCACCTTCCGGGTCGTTCAGTCGCTGCTCGTTGATGATGGCGCGTAGCTGGCCGAGGATGGCCTTGCGCTCGCGCTCCACGTTGCGCGCCTGGTTGAGTTCGCGATCACGCAGTTGACGAGCGGAGGAGGCAGCCTTGGCAGCGCGCGTGGCTTCGCTGTCCGGCGCCTTGGCAGCGCGTTCCGCCTTGCTCTTGCGTGGCTTGCGCTTGCGCCCCTTGGCGGCGTTTTGCTTCGACTTGCGAAGTTGATCTTCCGAGACCAATCCGGACTGCAGCAGCTGATCCTGCAGACTACCCATGGGTGCTCTCCGCCGACCGAGCCGTGCGTTACGGCGGGTCGATAGCTCTGATTAGATGACGGTGCGCTGGTAAGCGAGGAACGCAAAATACCACAGCATTGTCGAAGCACAACGGTACCCGTTGCAACTTCGGGGCGAGCGGTGCCCGCCTAGCCCTGGAGCAGCCCTGCGCGGTGTGCCCACCACAGAGCACCGCCGATCACGCCAGCACCTAGCGCTACCGCTAGCACGATCGATGGCCAGTGCCAGGGTCGCTCGCCAACGACGCGCCCGGTGCGGGCGTTGACGGCAAGGCGAAAGCGCTTCGATCGGTACTCGTAGCTTGCCGTCCAGACCGGCAGCAGCAGGTGCTTGAAAGTGGTGTCGAAATGCTCGGTCTGCACCGAATGGACGCGCTGGCGATCGCCGCCGATGTCGCGCAGGACATCGCGTCGGATGATCCCGCCCATGATGCCCCGGGCCACCTCGAAGCCCTGGTCAAGGCTGACCTCGTACACCTCGCTGCGAAAGCCACTCAGGTAGCGCTCATCGTAGGGCACCAGGGCGGCGAGATCCCAGGGCGCGAGCTTGTCGGTCAGGGTACGGGGCAGGGAC
This genomic window from Pseudomonadota bacterium contains:
- a CDS encoding alpha/beta hydrolase gives rise to the protein MPYAAVNGIRLHYRYLGQDRHPDAQPVLMLHGLGCSSEDWDLQVPAFSPHHPLIMPCLRGFGRSDKPTGCYTVPAFAQDILGLLDEMGVRRAHVLGYSMGGAVALQLAVARPERVASVTLVNAQASFEVARWREQLMKLYRIGMGSERGLQRMARLLNRHCFPEPHQQALREEMTRRHLRNHKPSYLAAIQALAGWSVAPRLRELQMPVLVVSGDKDFVPPEDRMAMVRQLRKAHFELVKDSRHATPYDQATVFNDLVLSFLRDPEALVGGADEGDAVASPLGGLRARRSHVLARQGAAKAHP
- the ampD gene encoding 1,6-anhydro-N-acetylmuramyl-L-alanine amidase AmpD; this translates as MNSTPRQRSRGRIQVDPQSGCVTGAVQRHSPNQDPRPDGVVPSLVVLHGISLPPGCFGTGDVHALFTNCLAGHEDSQVAALSEVRVSSHLLIERDGHLSQYVPLTARAWHAGPSCYFGREACNDFSIGIELEGTDATPYETAQYDTLVEVLGAIFAAWPGTLGPQRVVGHCDIAPGRKTDPGVAFDWPALFSRLTTSDLLAAGRCSSGRSCT
- a CDS encoding DUF2058 family protein, which translates into the protein MGSLQDQLLQSGLVSEDQLRKSKQNAAKGRKRKPRKSKAERAAKAPDSEATRAAKAASSARQLRDRELNQARNVERERKAILGQLRAIINEQRLNDPEGDIKHFYQSGKKIKQIWVTSKQQRELVTGALVVAVLEGRGHLMATAQAERLQKVDAKGEHIRIAKADEPTPDAAATDDAYAAHPVPDDLMW
- the ampE gene encoding regulatory signaling modulator protein AmpE, producing the protein MHLIALLLGLVLEYRLTRLFSLRELRWFDAYFDLALGVLSRCRGGVALVLAVPVVALPVVPVAWACHVLAQNWLFGAPYVGFSVLMLLIALGPRNLAEDVQDYATALRAGDAEQARRLGKGLVEHDIHRDAQGSDAEVPRRRLREAIFVQADNRLFGVIFWFIVCGPFGAAAAWAFRISDLLRRRAAFEADRRSAGGEASPAFLRAVRRLHGLLAWVPIRLLALALALAGSFDRALAALREHRRGEALPFYMANEALLARVGCGALGAEADDDEMDLAHSVESALALVDRALWVWLTAIALMTLAGSVR
- a CDS encoding inositol monophosphatase family protein, which gives rise to MSTVGSRSLQVALEAAKAGADIAARHYRASIEVQTKDDGSPVTEADIAAEHEIRDILSREFPDDGFLGEETGRSRPQARRTWIVDPIDGTRSFVRGYPFFSTQIALQEDGDLVLGVSAAPAFGDLAFAERGVGAWLNDQPLAVSSLDALGDSTISIGNVGRLAADDRWQAIGRLAQETARFRGYGDFYHYHLLASGRLEGVIESDVNIFDVAALAVIVREAGGAVSDLAGGAFTLESTDILATNGALHERLLTMLRDPNGQA
- the pdxH gene encoding pyridoxamine 5'-phosphate oxidase, translating into MTTSTPLLPDPLPREPFSTFERWLDEAMTAKATANPNAMCIATVDEDGRPRARVVLCKLVDGTGGHVVFFTNYASDKGQQLSATPWAEAVLLFDAHDRQVRLQGPVVRSPASESDGYFASRDRDSRIGAWASQQSQPIDSRDALIDQFTAASERFAEGDEVPRPPHWGGWRLWPQRMELWVSGPARVHDRAVWVREVTPHTDDQGGADTGPWTVSRLQP
- a CDS encoding cob(I)yrinic acid a,c-diamide adenosyltransferase, with the translated sequence MGNRLTKIYTRTGDKGTTGLGDGSRVPKDDPRVEAYGSADELNSHVGVLLAVPNLPERVVETLTDVQHDLFDLGGELCLPGYTAMTQAHVDRLEQVLDQLNEDLPPLKDFILPGGGPAAAAAHVARTVCRRTERRVWTLTRDTEVNPLLLTYLNRLSDLLFVIARTLARHERGGDVLWRRDR
- a CDS encoding CPXCG motif-containing cysteine-rich protein; protein product: MMDLEQLVQCPACWETHSVVIDPIEGEQAFVEDCAVCCRPMSIRVRVEDDMVVSVEVEDAN
- a CDS encoding gamma-glutamyltransferase, which translates into the protein MTEVAVASSSQLSAEAGKRIADEGGNAVDAAIAASLVSMTTEPGVCSLGGGGFVTVSAPGEAPVTIDGSIAMPGRGLREEALGKGVHDAVMSYGGGLRTIVGHGSVGVPGALAALGLASQRYGRLPWHALVQPAFELARDGFPLPQPAHDYLVHSHEVVFGWHPLSRKALHHDDGRLKARGELILVEDLGSSLERIARHGVSDFYRGEIAACIASDSREHEGMLTAEDLATYEPVVRPPLALSLGDWEIATNPPPAIGGTTLSAMLLAVRRAEHQGTDAESIAQLVDIQRAVFGYRRRTLDLSDQVDADARALLDMARDGALQPTSPSSSTVHASAVDDHRGACAITMSAGYSAGVIPPGTGIWMNNCLGEIELNRRGLIAGPPGTRISSNMAPTVAVNGAGDVLSIGSPGADRITSAILQTLINFVYRDMSLTDAINAPRLHTEVSDSGDEQVAVEPGIDASAVRIPVRGFDEQSMYFGGVGAALLRADGRLESAADPRRTGGAAKGGTP